The following coding sequences are from one Clostridioides difficile ATCC 9689 = DSM 1296 window:
- a CDS encoding YegS/Rv2252/BmrU family lipid kinase has protein sequence MKKVKLIYNPNSGEKKILSNLDTIIELYQEKNYLLIPYRLTIKEPVKNAFKEVDSSYEHILIAGGDGTVDLVVNAMKELDIKIPIGILPTGTANDFSNALQISFDIKEAINEIINSKPKKIDIGKVNNKYFINVASAGMFTDVSQRINTDLKNSFGRISYYIKGIEEALYMRKFKIKVSSEEMYYDGDMYLMLIFNGKTAGNINLAYKAEIDDGYLDVIIFKGMPIPKSIPVLISVLRGDYLDQYNGNEILYFKTKKVHIECEDSLITDIDGEKGPDFPLNIECIKDGIEVMGICSEKS, from the coding sequence ATGAAAAAAGTAAAACTTATATACAATCCTAATTCAGGTGAAAAAAAGATATTATCAAATTTAGACACTATCATAGAATTATATCAAGAAAAAAATTATTTATTGATACCCTATAGATTAACTATTAAAGAACCTGTAAAGAATGCATTTAAGGAAGTTGATAGTTCTTATGAACACATATTGATAGCTGGTGGTGATGGTACTGTAGATTTAGTAGTAAATGCAATGAAAGAATTAGACATAAAAATTCCAATTGGAATTTTGCCTACAGGAACTGCAAATGATTTTTCAAATGCTCTTCAAATTTCATTTGATATAAAAGAAGCTATAAATGAAATCATAAATTCAAAACCAAAGAAAATAGACATAGGGAAAGTCAATAATAAGTACTTTATAAATGTTGCAAGTGCTGGTATGTTTACGGATGTATCACAAAGGATAAACACAGACTTAAAAAATTCATTTGGAAGAATTTCTTATTATATAAAGGGAATAGAAGAAGCATTGTATATGAGGAAATTTAAGATAAAAGTATCTTCTGAGGAAATGTATTATGATGGAGATATGTATCTTATGTTGATTTTTAATGGCAAAACAGCAGGAAATATAAATCTAGCATATAAGGCTGAAATAGATGATGGATATTTGGATGTAATTATTTTTAAAGGAATGCCAATACCAAAATCAATACCAGTTTTGATAAGTGTGCTTAGAGGTGATTATTTAGATCAATATAATGGAAATGAAATACTATACTTTAAAACTAAAAAGGTGCATATAGAATGTGAAGATTCACTTATAACAGATATTGACGGAGAAAAAGGACCAGATTTTCCTCTTAACATAGAATGCATAAAAGATGGAATAGAAGTCATGGGAATCTGTAGTGAAAAAAGTTAA
- a CDS encoding lactate utilization protein, whose protein sequence is MDQNLNWLNEKRIEKTIKSLENNNMKGYLVSNKEELLKKIEEIVKAGSLVGCGGSMTLFETGVIDFIREKYNFLDRYAKDIKPEEMKEIYRKSFSADAYFTSTNAITEDGELYNLDGNGNRVAAMIYGPDKVIVIAGVNKIVKDVDEAIKRTKTIAAPANCKRLSTNTGCKTTGICIDCSSPGRICCSYTLIKRQLTPERIHVIFLNEDFGY, encoded by the coding sequence ATGGATCAAAATTTAAATTGGCTTAATGAAAAAAGAATAGAAAAAACAATAAAATCTTTGGAAAACAATAATATGAAAGGGTATTTAGTAAGTAACAAAGAAGAGCTTCTTAAAAAAATTGAAGAAATAGTTAAAGCAGGTTCTCTAGTAGGATGTGGAGGTTCTATGACCTTATTTGAAACAGGAGTGATTGATTTTATAAGAGAAAAATATAATTTTCTTGATAGATATGCAAAAGATATCAAACCAGAAGAAATGAAAGAAATATATAGAAAGTCATTTTCTGCAGATGCTTATTTTACAAGTACTAATGCGATAACAGAGGATGGAGAACTTTACAATTTAGATGGGAATGGGAATAGGGTTGCTGCTATGATATATGGACCTGATAAAGTAATAGTTATAGCAGGAGTAAATAAAATAGTTAAAGATGTAGATGAAGCTATAAAAAGAACAAAAACAATAGCTGCTCCAGCCAATTGTAAAAGATTAAGTACAAATACTGGATGTAAGACTACTGGTATATGTATAGACTGTTCAAGTCCAGGAAGAATATGCTGTAGTTATACACTTATAAAAAGACAATTAACACCAGAAAGAATACATGTGATTTTTTTAAATGAAGATTTTGGATACTAA
- a CDS encoding DUF4003 domain-containing protein, with translation MEQSFINGKVNLLIENYKALNEVKGSWQMGLIQHSCALAFTLKNKRISPRLVEERIELIKKNTGLFSNFRGYNMFYMATLLSFESNPESSFKMILDIYKELKSEKFWGDTYLPLTASIVYENREKMDYLTCISKMKIIYDYMRKKHPFLTSSDDYCNIALIAIHSKNLDEDLEYIEKCYEFLNENGFYKGNDLQALSQILLFSDDRTMLKCKKTIELKKAFKENDCKMNYYGYPIIGAISLLDYREDEIIEEIKNVSNKLKEEKGFGNWSLGKSNRVMISSAIVASIYADLIRNENNIGSITNNIFLNIVVAIQIACVMAATSAAIASSSSN, from the coding sequence ATGGAACAATCGTTTATAAATGGAAAAGTAAACTTATTAATAGAAAATTACAAAGCATTAAATGAAGTTAAAGGTTCTTGGCAAATGGGATTGATACAACATAGTTGTGCACTTGCATTTACCCTTAAGAACAAGAGAATAAGTCCTAGATTAGTGGAAGAACGAATAGAGCTTATTAAAAAAAATACTGGATTATTCTCTAATTTTAGAGGATATAATATGTTTTATATGGCAACACTACTTTCGTTTGAATCAAATCCAGAAAGTAGTTTTAAGATGATTTTAGATATATACAAAGAACTTAAAAGTGAAAAGTTTTGGGGCGATACATATTTACCACTTACAGCATCAATAGTTTATGAAAATAGAGAGAAAATGGATTATCTTACATGTATATCAAAAATGAAAATAATATATGATTATATGAGGAAAAAACATCCATTTCTAACTTCTAGTGATGACTATTGTAATATAGCACTTATTGCAATTCATTCAAAAAATTTAGATGAAGATTTAGAATACATAGAAAAATGTTATGAATTTCTAAATGAAAATGGTTTTTATAAAGGAAATGATTTACAAGCATTATCCCAAATTCTTTTATTTAGTGATGATAGAACTATGCTTAAATGTAAAAAGACTATTGAACTTAAAAAAGCATTTAAAGAAAATGATTGTAAAATGAATTATTATGGATATCCAATAATAGGAGCAATTTCATTATTAGATTATAGAGAAGATGAAATAATAGAAGAGATAAAAAATGTTTCAAATAAACTTAAAGAAGAAAAAGGCTTTGGAAATTGGTCTTTAGGAAAAAGTAATAGAGTAATGATTAGTTCTGCTATTGTAGCTTCAATTTATGCAGATTTGATACGAAATGAGAATAATATAGGCTCTATAACTAATAATATATTTTTAAATATTGTTGTTGCTATTCAAATTGCATGTGTAATGGCAGCAACAAGTGCAGCTATAGCATCTTCTTCATCAAATTAA
- a CDS encoding BlaI/MecI/CopY family transcriptional regulator, whose translation MTITKIPPAELKVMKFIWSSDFTVASKDVIEAMEKLYNWKQTTTLTLLSRLVNKQFLSARKIDRHTHYTVLIGEEEYLHFETKTFLDNMHGSSIESFMKSLFKKGVNEEELNSVEKWVKDIKKDE comes from the coding sequence ATGACTATTACTAAGATACCACCAGCAGAATTAAAAGTCATGAAATTTATTTGGAGTTCAGATTTTACAGTAGCATCAAAAGATGTCATTGAAGCTATGGAAAAACTATATAATTGGAAGCAAACTACAACACTAACACTTTTATCAAGATTAGTAAATAAGCAATTCTTAAGTGCAAGAAAAATTGATAGACATACACATTATACAGTTCTTATTGGAGAAGAAGAGTATTTACATTTTGAAACAAAAACTTTTTTAGATAATATGCATGGAAGTTCTATTGAGAGTTTTATGAAATCCTTGTTCAAAAAGGGGGTAAATGAAGAAGAATTGAACTCTGTTGAAAAATGGGTTAAGGATATTAAAAAAGATGAATAA
- a CDS encoding glutamine--tRNA ligase/YqeY domain fusion protein, whose protein sequence is MSNETNSSNFIKNIIINDLETGKHDSIITRFPPEPNGYLHIGHAKSICLNFGLAKEFNGKANLRFDDTNPLKEDVEYVESIKEDVKWLGFDWNELNFASNYFDEMYKRALILIKKGKAYVCDLTQEEMREYRGTLTEPGKESPHRNRTIEENLDLFERMKNGEFKDGEKTLRAKIDMSSPNINLRDPIIYRISHSTHHNTGDKWCIYPMYAFAHPIEDAIEGITHSICTLEFEDQRPLYDWFVKECEMENIPRQIEFARLNINNTVMSKRKLKQLVDEGIVDGWDDPRVPTISGIRRKGYTAEALRNFCSEIGVSKVNSTVDSQMLDYFLRENLQPKAPLTMGVLRPLKLIITNYPEDKIEMLEIENNAKDESQGKRLVPFSRELYIEQDDFMEEPVKKYFRFFPGNEVRLKGAYFVKCTDVIKDENGNVVEIHGTYDPETKSGSGFTGRKVKSTIHWVDAKSAIPCEFRLFEPLILDDIPENEGKHFLEQINPNSLEILQGFVEPTQIKDAKPFDKFQFVRNGFFSIDNKYTTDEKFVFNRIVPLKSSFKPGK, encoded by the coding sequence ATGTCAAATGAAACGAACTCATCTAACTTTATAAAGAATATTATTATAAACGACTTAGAAACAGGAAAACATGACAGTATCATAACTCGTTTTCCACCTGAGCCAAACGGATATTTACATATTGGTCATGCAAAAAGTATATGTCTTAATTTTGGATTAGCTAAGGAGTTTAATGGAAAAGCTAATTTAAGATTTGATGATACAAACCCATTAAAAGAGGATGTTGAATATGTAGAGTCCATAAAAGAAGATGTAAAGTGGTTAGGATTTGATTGGAACGAGTTAAATTTTGCATCTAACTACTTTGATGAAATGTATAAGAGAGCTTTAATACTAATAAAAAAGGGTAAAGCTTATGTATGTGATTTGACACAAGAGGAAATGAGAGAATATCGTGGTACTCTAACTGAACCAGGAAAAGAAAGTCCTCATAGAAACAGAACTATTGAAGAAAACCTTGATTTATTTGAAAGAATGAAAAATGGTGAATTTAAAGATGGTGAAAAAACATTAAGAGCCAAAATAGATATGTCTTCTCCAAATATAAACCTTAGAGACCCAATTATATATAGAATATCTCATTCAACACACCATAATACAGGAGATAAATGGTGCATATATCCTATGTATGCTTTTGCTCATCCAATTGAAGATGCAATTGAAGGAATAACTCACTCTATATGTACTTTAGAGTTTGAAGACCAAAGACCTCTTTATGATTGGTTTGTTAAAGAATGTGAGATGGAAAATATACCTAGACAAATAGAATTTGCTAGACTTAATATAAATAATACTGTCATGAGTAAAAGGAAATTAAAACAACTTGTAGATGAGGGTATTGTTGATGGTTGGGATGACCCTCGTGTTCCTACAATATCCGGAATCAGACGTAAGGGATATACTGCAGAAGCATTGCGCAATTTCTGTAGTGAAATAGGGGTATCAAAAGTTAACTCTACGGTAGATAGTCAAATGCTTGATTATTTCCTAAGAGAAAACTTACAACCAAAGGCTCCTCTTACTATGGGAGTTTTAAGACCTTTAAAACTTATTATAACTAATTACCCAGAAGATAAGATTGAGATGCTTGAAATAGAGAATAATGCTAAAGATGAATCTCAAGGAAAGAGATTAGTTCCTTTCTCTAGAGAATTGTATATAGAACAAGATGATTTTATGGAAGAACCTGTTAAGAAATATTTTAGATTTTTCCCAGGAAATGAAGTCCGTTTAAAAGGTGCTTATTTTGTAAAATGTACTGATGTAATTAAGGATGAAAATGGAAATGTAGTTGAAATACATGGTACTTATGACCCTGAAACTAAGAGTGGCTCTGGCTTTACAGGACGTAAGGTAAAATCTACAATACATTGGGTTGATGCTAAATCAGCTATACCATGTGAATTTAGATTATTTGAACCATTAATTCTTGATGATATACCTGAAAATGAAGGTAAACATTTCTTAGAACAAATAAATCCTAATTCATTGGAAATATTACAAGGTTTTGTTGAACCTACACAGATAAAAGATGCTAAACCTTTTGATAAATTCCAGTTTGTTAGAAATGGATTCTTTAGTATAGATAATAAATATACAACTGATGAAAAATTTGTATTTAATAGAATAGTTCCTCTAAAAAGTTCTTTTAAACCAGGTAAATAG
- a CDS encoding tyrosine-type recombinase/integrase — protein sequence MNAFIRKRNKNYVVYLEFEDEKTGKRKQKNMGTFDKKREASKRLNEVKESLYNDGFLVPSEITVSEFLLDFLNKYSENISLATYNNYVSICKNYINPSIGKYKIQDLHPVHIQNYIDKLSYKLNPQSIKIHINILKLAIKRAYRLKLIKENVMDSIEAPRYKKFKNEIYDREQMIKLLDLAKNTEMELPINLAIGLGLRISEVLGLTWDNIDFEENTITVNKITSRINGSVILKEPKTESSVRKISSPKELMSLLKEYKIKQNKNLLKSSIRNNNNLLFFNKKCEPIAEDVMSKKFKRFLEKNELPHIRFHDLRHSHVTLLINSKVPIKVISERVGHSNISTTLSVYSHVLKEMDKEASDKISESLFNAN from the coding sequence ATGAATGCATTTATTAGAAAAAGAAATAAAAACTATGTTGTTTACCTGGAATTTGAAGATGAAAAGACAGGTAAAAGAAAACAAAAAAATATGGGTACTTTTGATAAAAAAAGGGAAGCAAGTAAAAGACTAAATGAGGTAAAAGAAAGCTTATATAATGATGGTTTTTTAGTACCAAGCGAAATTACAGTGTCAGAATTTCTATTAGATTTTCTAAATAAATATAGTGAAAATATATCTTTAGCTACATATAATAATTATGTTAGTATTTGTAAGAATTACATTAATCCATCTATTGGAAAATATAAAATACAAGACTTACATCCAGTTCACATACAAAACTACATAGATAAACTATCTTATAAACTAAATCCTCAATCAATTAAGATTCATATAAATATATTGAAACTTGCAATAAAAAGAGCTTATAGACTCAAATTAATAAAAGAAAATGTTATGGATAGTATAGAGGCTCCAAGATATAAAAAATTTAAAAATGAGATTTATGATAGAGAACAAATGATAAAATTATTAGATTTAGCAAAAAATACAGAAATGGAATTACCTATTAATTTGGCTATTGGATTAGGTCTTAGAATTTCAGAAGTTTTAGGTCTAACTTGGGATAATATTGATTTTGAAGAAAATACAATAACAGTAAATAAGATAACTTCCCGAATTAATGGTTCTGTTATTCTCAAAGAGCCAAAGACAGAAAGCTCTGTTAGAAAAATATCTTCTCCCAAAGAATTAATGTCTTTATTAAAAGAATATAAAATAAAACAGAATAAAAATTTATTAAAATCTTCCATTAGAAATAATAATAATTTGTTGTTTTTCAATAAGAAATGTGAACCTATTGCTGAAGATGTTATGAGTAAAAAATTTAAAAGATTTTTAGAAAAGAATGAATTACCTCATATTAGATTCCATGATTTAAGACACTCACATGTTACTTTACTTATAAATTCTAAAGTACCTATAAAGGTTATATCCGAGAGAGTAGGACACTCAAATATAAGTACTACTCTAAGCGTTTATTCTCATGTACTTAAAGAAATGGATAAAGAGGCTTCTGACAAAATTTCTGAAAGTTTATTTAATGCTAATTAA